GCGGGCTCGTCCTCGGTCGGCACCACCTGCACGTCGGCAAGGTAGCTGCGGATCTGGTTGGTGAGCCGCGGCGGCTTCAGGGCGTCGAGCTGAAGCCGGCCATGGCCGTCGACCAGCGTCGAAATCGCGTTGACCAGGATGGTCGCGGGGTTGGCGAGCACGCCGCCCCAATTGCCGGAATGATGGCCGCCGTCGCGCAAATTCACGTCGAGATGGATGCGGATGCCGCCACGGCAGCCCAGGAACAGCGTCGGCTGATCCGCCGACAGCCGCGGCCCATCGGAGGCCATGAACAGATCGGCCTTGAGCGCGTCGCGGTTGAGGTCGCAGACCTTGCCGAGATCAGGCGAGCCGATCTCCTCGCCCATCTCGACGATGAATTTTGCGTTGAAGCCGAGCTTGCCGCCGCGGGCCTCGCGCACCGCGCGGAGCGCGGCCATGTTGATGCTGTGCTGGCCCTTGTTGTCGGCGGTGCCGCGGCCATAGAGGCGAGTGCCTGCCGGCGTCGTGCGCCAGGGATCGCGGCCGTCGCGCCACTCGCCCTCCATGCCATCGACGACGTCGCCATGGCCGTAGACCAGCACGGTCGGCAGTGACGCGCTCTCGTGATGCTCGGCAAACAGGAACGGCGCCTTGCCGCTCGGGGATTCGACCAGACGGCTGGTGAAATCGAGCGCGGCGAAGGAGGGCATCATCTCCTGTTCCAGATAGGCACGCAGCTCGGGGCCGCGCGACGGATTCTGGCTTTCGGTCTTGAAGCCGACGCGGCGGTCGAGTTCAGCGAGGAACGCGCCGGATTTGAAGTCGTCCCGGGCGCGGGCGATGGCGTCGGCTCTGGTCATTGGCTTGGTTTTCGAAACTTTTGGAGGAAGGACCTTACCCGACACGGGCAAGCCTTCGAAAGTGGCGGGGAGCTGGATAGTTCTTGAAGTTTTCCTGGAATGTTTTCTTGGAGTTTCTCTTGGGATTTCGTTCTTGCTCTCTTGAGATTGGCTTACCAAGGGCGGGAGTGCCGCCGATTTTGGCCTTGCCAAGGCCCAACCATATGCAAGAACGTCGCCAAGTTGGGGCGCACATCTATCATTCGAAGAGCGCTCAGTACAGGGCGCCCGGGGGACCAGCATGGCCAAGCAGATCAGGCTCAACGCATTTGCGATGAATTGCGTCGCCCATCAATCACCGGGCCTGTGGACCCATCCGCGCGACCGCACCGCCGAATATAACCGTCTGCCCTACTGGATCGATCTCGCCAAGACGCTGGAACGCGGCCGTTTCGACGGGCTGTTCCTGGCCGACGTGCTCGGCGTCTACGATGTCTATGGCAACAGCCCTGACGCAGCCTTGCGCAATGCAGCACAGACACCGTCGAACGAGCCGCTACTGCTGCTCTCGGCGATGGCCGCGGTCACCAAGAACCTGGGCTTCGGTGTCACCAGCAATCTATCCTTCGAGCCGCCCTACCCGTTCGCGCGGCGGATGTCGACACTCGACCATCTGACCGAGGGTCGGATCGGCTGGAACGTCGTCACCGGCTATCTCGACAGCGCCGCGCGCGGCGCCGGCAAGGACAAGCAGACCGGGCATGACGACCGCTACGATATCGCCGACGAATATATGGAGGTGGTCTACAAGCTCTGGGAAGGAAGCTGGGAGGATGACGCCGTGCTGCGGGATCGCAAGCGCGGCATCTTCACGGATCCGACAAAAGTTCATCGCGTCAATCATGAGAGCGCGAACTACCGCATCAACAATACCATCCACCTCAGCGAACCGTCGCCGCAGCGCACGCCCGTGCTGTACCAGGCCGGCACCTCGCCGCGCGGGCGGCAGTTCGCGGCCAAACATGCCGAATGCGTGTTCATGTCGGGACCTTCGGCCAAGATCATTGCGCCCCGCGTCTCCGCGATCCGCCAGGAAGCCGCCGCCTTCGGCCGCAACCCGGCCGAGATCCTGATGTTCAACATGATGACGATCATCCTCGGCAATACCGAAGCCGAAGCGGCGGCGAAATATGCCGACTACCGGTCGCATATCAATCCGGAAGGCGCGCTTGCCCTGATGTCGGGATGGACCGGCATCGACTTCTCCGGCTACGAGCTCGATCAGCAGGTCCGTCACGTCCAGAACGATGCCGGTCGCAGCGCACTCGACAACGTCACCCGCGGCGATCCCGACCGCGTCTGGACCGTGCGCGACGTCATCGAGCATGTCGGCATCGGCGGCGCCGGCCCGGTCGTGGTGGGTACGCCCGAAAGCGTCGCTGACAAGATCGAGGATTGGTTCGAGAAGACCGACGTCGACGGCCTCAACGTCGCCTTTGCGATCTCGCCCGGCGATTTCGAGGACATCGCCGACATGCTGGTGCCCGAGCTGACCAGGCGCGGACGGTACAAGCCGGACTACGCCAAGGGCACGCTGCGAGAGAAACTCTTTGGCGATGGTCGCGCGCGGCTCGACGCGCCGCATCCGGCGGCGGGGTATCGGGTGGGGAAGAAGGGGTAGGACCCAGTGTCGTCCTGGCGAAACAGAAGTCGACGCTGGGATGACGCCTGGGAGGCACGCTGCCGCAGGCGCACCGCCCTACACCTTCCCATCCACCATCACCTCGATCAGCTTGGTCCCCGGCCGGTTGAACGCCGATGCCAGCGTTGCCTTCAATTCGCGGGGGTCGCCGATCCTGATCGCCTCGCAGCCGAGTGCCTTGGCAACGCCGACGAAATCCACGGGCGGATCGACGAAGTCCATGCCGACGTAATTGTCATCGCCGTGAAAGGCGAGCAAGCGCTGCTTGATAATGCGGTAGCCGCCATTGTTGGCGATGACGACGTTGAGCGGCAGCTTGTGATGCGCAGCCGTCCACAGCGACTGGATCGAGTACATCGCGCTGCCGTCGCCTGAGAAGCACACCACGGGGCGGTCCGGATTGGCGATGCTGGCGCCGACCGAGGCCGGCAAGCCCCAGCCGATACCGCCGGAGGCAAGGCCGTGATAGCCATAGCGATCGCGGTGCGGACGCAGGTTCGCAATCTGGCGGCTGGAGGTGAGGCCTTCGTCGACGAGGATCGCATGGTCGGGCATGGCCTCGACCATTTGCAGCACCAGGAAGTCCGGATCGATCGGCGAACGGCTGGCGGCCTTGCTGATCTGCTCGACCAGCGCGGCCCGCCGCGCGGTCCAGTTCTTCGGCGCAAGCTCGGCGAGACGCTGTTTTGCGCGTTGTGCCAGCGCGGCGCCACCGATCTCCTTCAGCACCGGGAGCAGCGCGCGCAGCGTTTCCTTCAAATCCGCCTTCAGCGCGATCTCGACGCCGTAGTTCTTGGCGATCTCCCAATCGGCCAGACCGACCTGCACGATGCCAAGACCATCTGGCAGCGCATCGACCTCGCTAAAGACCGACATCCGCAGGGGATCGCCGCCGAGTGCGACCAGCAGATCGTAAGGCGCGAGCGTATCGCGCGCGACCTTCTGCGCGCGCGCCAGCGTGCCGACGAAGCTCGGACTCTCCGAAAGGAAGTGCGAGCCATAGGGCGTCGAAGACTGATAGGCGGCGGCGCCGAGCACCTCGGCAAGCTCGGCGGCTTCCTTCAGCGCGTCGCTCTTGACGACCTCGTCCATGGTGACGATCACAGGACGCTCGGCCTTCAACAGCCGCGCGGCAAAAGCCCTGAGCGCTTCGTCCGACGGCTTTACGCGCGCGTCGATCCGGGTGGAGCGGCCGAGATCGATGCCGGCTTCGCTGTTGAGGATGTCGCCCGGCAGCGAGATGAACACCGGCCCGGTCGGCGGCGTCATCGCGACCTTGGCAGCGCGGCGCACGATGCGCGGCAAATCCTCCAGCCGCGTCAC
This portion of the Bradyrhizobium diazoefficiens genome encodes:
- a CDS encoding M20 family metallopeptidase, with product MTRADAIARARDDFKSGAFLAELDRRVGFKTESQNPSRGPELRAYLEQEMMPSFAALDFTSRLVESPSGKAPFLFAEHHESASLPTVLVYGHGDVVDGMEGEWRDGRDPWRTTPAGTRLYGRGTADNKGQHSINMAALRAVREARGGKLGFNAKFIVEMGEEIGSPDLGKVCDLNRDALKADLFMASDGPRLSADQPTLFLGCRGGIRIHLDVNLRDGGHHSGNWGGVLANPATILVNAISTLVDGHGRLQLDALKPPRLTNQIRSYLADVQVVPTEDEPALAENWGEDGLSAAERLYAWNTLEVLAMSSGNIEKPANAIPGHANAVLQLRFVVGTKVDGLIDAVRAHLVERGFPMVEVRAAQSFAASRTDFDSPWIKWAADSVQNTTGKVPAVLPNFGGSLPNDVFSEILGLPTIWVPHSYPGCSQHAPNEHILLPLTEEALTVMAGLFWDLGELPRPLT
- a CDS encoding LLM class flavin-dependent oxidoreductase, with product MAKQIRLNAFAMNCVAHQSPGLWTHPRDRTAEYNRLPYWIDLAKTLERGRFDGLFLADVLGVYDVYGNSPDAALRNAAQTPSNEPLLLLSAMAAVTKNLGFGVTSNLSFEPPYPFARRMSTLDHLTEGRIGWNVVTGYLDSAARGAGKDKQTGHDDRYDIADEYMEVVYKLWEGSWEDDAVLRDRKRGIFTDPTKVHRVNHESANYRINNTIHLSEPSPQRTPVLYQAGTSPRGRQFAAKHAECVFMSGPSAKIIAPRVSAIRQEAAAFGRNPAEILMFNMMTIILGNTEAEAAAKYADYRSHINPEGALALMSGWTGIDFSGYELDQQVRHVQNDAGRSALDNVTRGDPDRVWTVRDVIEHVGIGGAGPVVVGTPESVADKIEDWFEKTDVDGLNVAFAISPGDFEDIADMLVPELTRRGRYKPDYAKGTLREKLFGDGRARLDAPHPAAGYRVGKKG
- a CDS encoding thiamine pyrophosphate-binding protein — translated: MKNKITGRSAFLALLKDEGITHLFGNPGTTELPIMHALKDHPDLTYVMAMQESLVVAIADGYSRASGRLVACNVHVAPGLGNAMGSLYNAQFTGTPMILTAGQQEQGHGLMEPVLYGPLVRMAEPLVKWAVEVTRLEDLPRIVRRAAKVAMTPPTGPVFISLPGDILNSEAGIDLGRSTRIDARVKPSDEALRAFAARLLKAERPVIVTMDEVVKSDALKEAAELAEVLGAAAYQSSTPYGSHFLSESPSFVGTLARAQKVARDTLAPYDLLVALGGDPLRMSVFSEVDALPDGLGIVQVGLADWEIAKNYGVEIALKADLKETLRALLPVLKEIGGAALAQRAKQRLAELAPKNWTARRAALVEQISKAASRSPIDPDFLVLQMVEAMPDHAILVDEGLTSSRQIANLRPHRDRYGYHGLASGGIGWGLPASVGASIANPDRPVVCFSGDGSAMYSIQSLWTAAHHKLPLNVVIANNGGYRIIKQRLLAFHGDDNYVGMDFVDPPVDFVGVAKALGCEAIRIGDPRELKATLASAFNRPGTKLIEVMVDGKV